The proteins below are encoded in one region of Triticum aestivum cultivar Chinese Spring chromosome 1B, IWGSC CS RefSeq v2.1, whole genome shotgun sequence:
- the LOC123088370 gene encoding peroxidase N — MKNSHCSSLLLVCSVLVLCLVTGDARCDKLSSNFYAWTCPRVYNIVQQHVYSAMREELRMGASLLRLHFHDCFVNGCDGSILLDGADGEKFALPNMNSVRGYEVIDAIKADLENMCPGVVSCADVVALAAGYGVLFSGGPYYNVLLGRRDGLKANQSGAGNGLPSPFEPISSIVKKFADVGLDTKDVVVLSGAHTIGRARCVLFSDRLASTKSSENPTLDATMAASLQMLCTGGDGNQTTALDVSSADVFDKQYYHNLLSKKGLLTSDQGLFSADEDVVVSTTKALVQTYSDDGEQFLSDFGASMLKMGSIPLPAGSAGEIRCNCRVPNPK; from the exons ATGAAGAACTCTCACTGCAGCAGTTTGCTCCTGGTGTGCTCAGTTCTTGTGCTCTGCCTCGTAACTGGAGACGCTAGGTGCGACAAGTTAAGCAGCAATTTCTATGCCTGGACGTGCCCCAGAGTGTACAACATCGTCCAGCAGCACGTGTATTCTGCCATGAGGGAAGAGCTGAGGATGGGGGCCTCTCTGCTCAGGCTCCATTTCCATGACTGCTTTGTCAAT GGCTGTGATGGTTCAATCTTGCTGGATGGTGCTGATGGCGAGAAATTTGCACTACCCAACATGAACTCTGTCAGAGGGTACGAGGTCATCGACGCAATCAAGGCCGACCTCGAGAACATGTGCCCCGGGGTGGTGTCCTGTGCTGACGTTGTAGCCCTTGCAGCTGGCTATGGAGTACTCTTT AGTGGAGGGCCTTACTATAATGTTCTTCTGGGGAGAAGGGACGGTCTGAAGGCGAATCAGTCAGGAGCTGGCAACGGCCTGCCCTCGCCATTTGAACCGATTAGCTCCATCGTAAAGAAGTTTGCCGATGTCGGCCTCGACACGAAAGACGTGGTGGTCCTGTCAG GTGCCCACACGATCGGGCGAGCCCGGTGCGTGCTGTTCAGCGACCGGCTGGCGTCCACCAAGAGCTCGGAAAACCCGACGCTGGACGCCACCATGGCCGCCAGCCTGCAGATGCTCTGCACCGGCGGCGACGGCAACCAGACCACCGCGCTGGACGTCAGCTCCGCGGACGTGTTTGACAAGCAGTACTACCACAACCTGCTGAGCAAGAAGGGCCTCCTGACGTCCGACCAGGGCCTCTTCTCCGCGGACGAGGACGTGGTCGTCAGCACCACCAAGGCGCTGGTACAGACGTACAGTGACGACGGCGAGCAGTTCCTCTCGGACTTCGGCGCGTCCATGCTGAAGATGGGGAGCATACCGTTGCCAGCGGGATCCGCCGGCGAGATCCGCTGCAACTGCAGGGTTCCCAATCCCAAATGA